From Candidatus Pedobacter colombiensis, one genomic window encodes:
- a CDS encoding putative zinc-binding metallopeptidase encodes MKKISVIMICLMCIILNSCKKETLPDTPIVGLGGDYWVPGALDAYIKTNFTDPLNIEVKYKWDPWETKYNKNMAPVDESVVIPVLEATQKIWIQPYQKLAGMEFMRQLAPKQLVLIGSAEYNSDGTITLGEAEGGKRISLLVANSYNRKNAAIVKQMLHTINHEFGHILHQNINYPRDFKRISEFYYTSSWFNTTNVQANAQGLVTAYAKVGADDDWVETIAYLLVEGQTAFDAMVAANPGYAATTLRTKEAMVVDYYRTAYKIDFRALQAEIKAAIIAISQ; translated from the coding sequence ATGAAAAAGATATCAGTAATCATGATTTGTTTGATGTGCATCATATTAAACTCATGTAAAAAAGAAACACTACCGGATACACCAATTGTTGGTTTGGGTGGAGACTATTGGGTGCCGGGTGCACTTGATGCCTATATAAAAACAAACTTTACAGATCCATTAAATATAGAAGTTAAATACAAATGGGATCCATGGGAAACTAAATACAATAAAAACATGGCCCCTGTTGATGAATCGGTAGTTATTCCTGTACTTGAGGCTACTCAGAAAATCTGGATCCAGCCTTACCAAAAACTGGCTGGAATGGAATTCATGAGACAGTTGGCTCCGAAACAACTTGTATTGATTGGTAGTGCAGAATACAATTCTGACGGGACCATTACTTTAGGGGAAGCGGAGGGAGGTAAGCGGATTTCATTACTTGTCGCAAACTCTTACAACCGAAAAAATGCTGCAATTGTTAAACAGATGTTGCATACAATCAACCATGAGTTTGGACATATTTTGCACCAGAATATTAACTATCCAAGAGATTTTAAGAGAATAAGCGAGTTTTACTACACTTCAAGTTGGTTCAATACCACCAATGTACAGGCAAATGCTCAGGGTTTAGTTACTGCCTATGCAAAGGTGGGAGCAGATGACGATTGGGTAGAAACTATTGCTTATTTATTAGTTGAAGGACAAACTGCGTTTGATGCAATGGTTGCAGCGAATCCAGGTTATGCTGCAACTACATTAAGAACTAAAGAAGCGATGGTAGTTGATTATTACCGTACTGCTTACAAAATAGATTTCAGAGCATTACAGGCCGAAATCAAAGCCGCAATTATAGCCATCAGTCAATAA
- a CDS encoding RagB/SusD family nutrient uptake outer membrane protein: MKHTIKYLTLIAILTSASSCKKYLEQAPDLRATINTPAKVSELLVTAYPRGSYITFCEAASDNAEDKGIAATDEDLPAKPVNRDAWYFRDIKSNDTDSPDNYWNECYAAIAVANQALASIKANGNPQAYTAQTGEALVARAYAHFMLVTLFSHVYDVSTAETDPGVPYVTEPEVVVFKKYSRKTVAYVYQQIEKDLTEGLPLINDNSYKIPKYHFTTSAAHAFAARFYLFKKDYAKVVEHANLVFPGGNIAANLRNFVIPAFTTLEYGARQALYTAADNPANILLQETETGWARSYPSYRYALTNNLLYKTMFGPNVTGANWDYKVSGREFTLNTSKFSEHFVKTNPNSDVGDSYAMIPIFSAEEVLFNRAEANAYLGNSDAALKDLTDFVNKRIIAGSTVTAAKITSYYKPVSLSAGIVQTVLDFKKTEYLFEGLRWFDILRYNLPVVHKTADLLTTLTLGPNDPRRVFQIPEQATLAGIERNPR, translated from the coding sequence ATGAAACATACTATAAAATATTTAACATTAATTGCGATACTTACTTCTGCAAGTAGTTGTAAGAAATATTTAGAGCAGGCTCCAGATTTAAGAGCTACTATTAATACTCCAGCGAAAGTTTCGGAGTTACTAGTTACTGCATATCCGCGGGGCAGCTATATCACTTTTTGTGAAGCTGCTAGTGATAATGCAGAGGATAAGGGTATAGCAGCAACAGATGAGGATTTACCAGCAAAACCGGTTAATCGTGATGCGTGGTACTTTAGAGATATCAAAAGTAATGATACTGATTCACCTGATAATTATTGGAATGAATGCTATGCAGCTATTGCGGTTGCAAACCAGGCTTTAGCTTCTATTAAGGCTAATGGTAATCCTCAGGCTTATACCGCACAAACAGGCGAAGCCCTTGTGGCCAGAGCTTATGCACATTTTATGCTGGTTACACTGTTTTCACATGTGTACGATGTATCTACGGCAGAAACTGATCCTGGTGTTCCATATGTTACCGAGCCAGAAGTTGTTGTGTTTAAAAAGTATTCACGCAAAACAGTTGCTTATGTGTATCAGCAAATTGAAAAGGACTTAACTGAAGGATTGCCATTAATCAATGACAATTCTTATAAAATACCTAAATACCATTTCACAACTTCTGCTGCGCACGCTTTTGCTGCAAGGTTCTATCTGTTTAAAAAAGATTATGCAAAGGTTGTTGAGCATGCTAACCTGGTATTCCCGGGTGGTAACATTGCCGCTAATCTTAGAAATTTTGTCATTCCGGCATTTACTACTTTAGAGTATGGTGCCAGACAGGCACTTTATACTGCAGCTGACAATCCTGCTAATATTTTGTTACAAGAGACGGAAACCGGATGGGCTAGATCATATCCTTCTTACCGTTACGCATTAACCAATAATCTGCTGTATAAAACAATGTTTGGTCCAAATGTGACCGGTGCAAACTGGGATTATAAGGTTTCAGGAAGAGAATTTACTTTGAATACAAGTAAATTTTCGGAACATTTTGTAAAGACCAATCCGAATTCTGATGTGGGCGATAGTTACGCAATGATTCCTATTTTCTCAGCGGAAGAAGTTTTATTTAACAGGGCAGAAGCAAATGCTTATTTAGGCAATTCAGATGCAGCTTTAAAAGATCTAACGGATTTTGTAAATAAGAGGATTATTGCGGGTAGTACAGTTACTGCCGCAAAAATTACCAGTTATTATAAGCCGGTAAGCCTTAGCGCTGGTATTGTTCAAACCGTATTGGATTTTAAAAAGACGGAATATTTATTTGAAGGGTTAAGATGGTTTGATATTTTAAGGTATAACCTTCCGGTTGTCCATAAAACCGCTGATTTGTTAACCACGCTAACCTTAGGGCCAAATGATCCGAGAAGGGTGTTCCAGATTCCTGAACAAGCTACCTTGGCGGGAATCGAAAGAAATCCACGTTAA
- a CDS encoding SusC/RagA family TonB-linked outer membrane protein — protein MEKNYKKTIRRLSHSLMGGLLCALLCVSLVRAESVQKGLLMAERLDNYLKKIELAYQVSFVYDASQINKSMSIDVPSKLTSINSDLEPLKANGINYSIVGKQVILKKVIESAAKQDLIVKGHVTSSKDKESIPGVSVKEKGAGNGVSTNGEGFYQIRVRDAATLVFSAIGYKTKEVVISGRTSIDVALEDDVSQLKEVMISTGYQNISKKLFTGSAVTLTGAEAKRDGIADVSRMLEGRVAGVSVQNVSGTFGAAPKIRVRGATSITGDNKPLWVVDGVVLEDIVNVSNEQLSTGDPSTLLGSAVAGLNSDDIESFQILKDASATSLYGARAMNGVILITTKKGKVGDGSPAISYTANLSSYLKPTYRTFDIMNSYDQMSVYSEMYRKGLLNYSTTVNEANGGVYKKLFQSLDFLPGSTVPTVINTLDGRSAFLTRYANANTDWFDELFKNSFMQEHSLSISTGTDKSQMYYSTSYLKDNGWTIGDKVQRFTGNIRGNWKINDKISFGLITTGSIRDQKAPGTLGRTTNPVTGEYSRDFDLNPFSYALNTSRTLTPYDENGNLEYFTRNYAPFNIIDELRKNTLDLTQIDFKVQGEGQYKILKNLTYNFLGSYRYTKSGQEHKVFDDSNTANAYRAGVYPENAFIRDHNRFLYRNPTDLDAYAISVLPNGGIYYTNDDFLKSFFVRNSFDWNQTFNEKHIVRVFASQELRYADRQNTQFTGYGYQYDKGGTPFIDPNAIKQAVEGNFNYYSMTRNFDRYVAFAGTASYSYNNKYQLNGTIRYDGSNQVGESAQARWLPTWNVSGSWNADEEEFMKRQETISKLTLRATYGLTASLGSATNSSLIVRSSSTLRPRLSEIENRLTIASLANSELTWEKQYEANIGLDVGLFKNRLNVVVDAYRRSGFDLIGRIRNSGIGGEVLKYANYADMISKGIEGSVGGDIVRKKDWGWKSQITFGYNKGKITNLKGEPSIFDLVGPDGGPQIGHPYRGLYSIDFQKLSADSGVPFFINEAGQLSNEVYLQSTITDYLKYEGPIDPLFNGGFYNSFNYKNFTASILLTFSAGNKVRLNPAYKNVYSDLDATPNDFLNRFLFYGDSGTPSILDPRNRTALNGAYPYNAYNYSTERVADGGFVRLKSISFGYILPKQTINRIGFKTASLNIVGNNLFLIYSDKKLNGQDPEFFSSGGVALPIPQQFTLSLKVGL, from the coding sequence ATGGAGAAAAACTACAAAAAGACCATACGAAGACTGAGTCACTCCCTAATGGGCGGGTTACTCTGCGCTCTCCTTTGTGTGTCACTAGTTCGTGCAGAAAGTGTACAAAAGGGGCTGCTCATGGCTGAGCGGCTAGACAATTACCTTAAAAAGATAGAACTTGCCTATCAGGTGAGTTTTGTCTACGACGCAAGTCAGATCAACAAATCGATGAGTATTGATGTGCCATCAAAGCTAACCTCTATTAATTCCGATTTAGAACCACTAAAAGCAAACGGAATCAATTACAGTATTGTAGGTAAACAAGTTATACTTAAAAAAGTTATTGAATCTGCGGCTAAGCAGGATTTGATTGTTAAAGGACATGTAACCTCAAGTAAAGACAAGGAGTCCATACCAGGTGTGAGTGTCAAAGAAAAAGGAGCTGGAAATGGCGTTTCAACCAATGGAGAGGGGTTTTATCAAATTAGAGTGAGAGACGCTGCTACACTTGTTTTCTCTGCAATTGGATATAAAACAAAAGAGGTTGTTATTTCTGGAAGAACATCTATTGATGTTGCTTTAGAGGATGATGTGAGCCAGCTGAAAGAAGTTATGATTTCAACGGGTTATCAAAATATCAGTAAGAAGCTATTTACAGGTTCTGCTGTTACGTTGACTGGTGCAGAAGCGAAACGTGATGGTATTGCCGATGTAAGTAGAATGCTTGAAGGTCGTGTAGCTGGGGTTTCAGTACAAAACGTGTCAGGAACTTTTGGTGCTGCCCCGAAGATTCGAGTTCGTGGAGCTACATCTATCACCGGTGATAATAAGCCATTATGGGTTGTAGATGGAGTGGTATTAGAAGATATTGTTAACGTTTCTAATGAACAACTTTCTACCGGAGATCCAAGTACCTTATTGGGATCTGCAGTAGCTGGATTAAACTCTGACGATATTGAAAGCTTCCAGATTTTAAAGGATGCTTCGGCTACTTCACTTTATGGCGCAAGGGCGATGAATGGTGTGATTTTAATTACCACTAAGAAAGGTAAAGTTGGTGATGGCTCTCCGGCAATCTCTTATACTGCCAATTTATCAAGTTACCTGAAGCCTACTTACAGAACATTTGACATTATGAACTCTTATGATCAAATGTCTGTATATTCTGAAATGTACCGTAAGGGTTTACTTAATTACAGTACAACTGTAAATGAAGCAAATGGCGGCGTTTATAAAAAACTATTTCAGAGTTTAGACTTCCTACCAGGGTCGACAGTCCCAACTGTTATCAATACATTAGATGGGCGCTCTGCATTTTTAACACGCTATGCGAATGCAAATACGGATTGGTTTGATGAATTGTTTAAAAATTCATTTATGCAAGAACATTCCCTGAGTATTTCAACAGGTACTGATAAATCCCAAATGTATTATTCAACAAGTTATTTGAAAGATAATGGTTGGACCATAGGAGATAAAGTACAAAGGTTTACAGGTAATATTAGGGGGAACTGGAAAATCAATGATAAAATTAGTTTTGGCTTAATCACAACCGGATCTATTCGTGATCAAAAAGCGCCAGGGACGTTGGGACGCACAACAAATCCTGTTACAGGAGAGTATTCAAGAGATTTCGATTTGAACCCATTTAGTTATGCATTGAATACGAGTCGTACCTTGACTCCATACGATGAAAATGGAAATCTGGAATATTTTACCAGAAATTATGCGCCATTTAACATTATTGATGAGTTACGGAAAAATACATTAGACTTAACACAGATAGATTTTAAGGTACAAGGAGAAGGTCAATATAAAATTTTAAAGAATTTGACTTATAATTTCCTTGGTTCTTACCGATATACAAAAAGCGGACAGGAACATAAAGTGTTTGATGATTCAAATACAGCGAATGCTTACCGTGCAGGAGTCTATCCTGAAAATGCGTTTATCAGAGATCATAATAGATTTCTGTACAGGAATCCTACTGATCTTGATGCTTATGCTATTTCAGTACTTCCGAATGGTGGTATTTATTATACCAACGATGACTTTTTGAAGAGTTTCTTTGTTAGAAATAGTTTTGATTGGAATCAAACTTTCAATGAAAAACACATTGTCAGGGTTTTTGCTTCTCAAGAATTACGTTATGCTGATAGACAGAATACCCAGTTTACAGGTTATGGATACCAATATGACAAAGGTGGAACTCCTTTTATCGATCCTAATGCTATTAAACAAGCTGTTGAAGGTAACTTCAACTATTATTCAATGACACGTAATTTTGACCGTTATGTAGCGTTTGCAGGTACTGCTTCTTATTCATATAATAATAAATACCAACTTAATGGAACCATTAGATATGATGGATCGAATCAGGTTGGTGAATCTGCTCAAGCGCGTTGGCTTCCGACCTGGAATGTGAGTGGATCCTGGAATGCTGACGAAGAAGAGTTTATGAAACGTCAGGAAACCATTAGCAAATTAACACTTAGGGCAACATACGGATTAACTGCAAGTTTAGGAAGTGCGACGAATTCAAGCTTAATTGTTAGAAGCTCAAGTACACTACGTCCGCGTTTGTCTGAAATTGAAAACAGACTAACAATCGCATCTCTTGCGAACTCTGAATTAACCTGGGAGAAGCAATACGAGGCTAACATCGGTTTGGATGTTGGATTGTTTAAAAACAGACTGAACGTGGTAGTTGATGCTTATAGAAGAAGTGGTTTTGACTTAATCGGACGAATTAGAAATTCTGGTATTGGCGGTGAAGTGCTTAAATATGCTAACTATGCTGATATGATTTCAAAAGGTATAGAGGGCTCTGTAGGTGGTGATATCGTGAGGAAAAAAGATTGGGGCTGGAAATCACAAATTACTTTTGGATATAACAAAGGTAAGATTACCAATTTGAAAGGCGAACCATCAATTTTTGATTTGGTTGGACCTGATGGCGGACCCCAGATTGGTCATCCATACAGAGGTTTGTACTCAATTGATTTTCAAAAATTGTCAGCTGATAGTGGAGTTCCTTTCTTTATCAACGAAGCCGGACAATTAAGTAATGAAGTATATTTACAAAGTACGATTACTGATTATTTGAAATATGAAGGACCGATTGACCCATTGTTTAATGGGGGCTTTTATAACTCCTTCAATTATAAAAATTTCACTGCATCGATTTTGCTTACCTTTAGTGCTGGCAATAAAGTACGTCTAAATCCAGCTTATAAAAATGTTTATTCTGATCTGGATGCAACTCCAAATGATTTCCTGAATCGTTTCTTGTTTTATGGAGATTCAGGGACACCATCTATTTTAGATCCTAGAAATCGTACAGCCTTAAATGGTGCTTATCCATATAATGCTTATAATTATTCAACTGAACGTGTTGCTGATGGTGGGTTTGTTCGACTTAAATCAATTTCTTTTGGTTACATTTTGCCTAAACAAACCATTAACAGAATCGGATTTAAAACTGCTTCATTGAATATTGTAGGTAATAACTTATTCCTAATTTACTCAGATAAGAAATTGAATGGACAGGATCCTGAATTCTTTAGTTCGGGTGGAGTTGCCTTGCCTATTCCTCAACAATTTACTTTATCGTTAAAGGTTGGACTATAA
- a CDS encoding FecR domain-containing protein gives MQEKLPIQDIILSYLNQPEDPALIKQIDQLRAASEENEAYFQSTKMLWEAAAETKKLEEVNVGNSAINFKTQLNELSPVAVRKRSIWPKIAVAVVIFAAGFWMYKEKLEVHYFVKQTGSQIDSVLLSDGTKVILAENSTVQYPDKFTGDNRPITLLKGRGFFLVSKDAAHPFEISIGPSTVKVLGTSFNIDYSDRKIDVSVKTGRVMFTPNKKSAPSILVAGDAVSYNLIKNQLTQENGINSNGWLTKELHFVDMPLDAVCKELSSYYNVKVILLDHMKIAKKLNAKFSNSSIDEVLKVLKETYPIQVQQKDNNIYIKNL, from the coding sequence TTGCAAGAAAAACTACCTATTCAGGATATCATCCTGAGCTATCTTAACCAACCTGAGGACCCCGCTTTAATTAAACAAATTGATCAGTTGAGGGCTGCTTCTGAAGAAAATGAAGCTTATTTTCAATCCACTAAAATGCTTTGGGAAGCTGCTGCAGAAACCAAAAAATTGGAAGAGGTTAATGTAGGGAATTCAGCTATTAATTTTAAAACTCAGTTGAATGAGCTTAGCCCTGTTGCTGTTCGTAAGCGCTCCATATGGCCGAAAATTGCGGTTGCTGTTGTCATTTTTGCTGCTGGTTTCTGGATGTACAAAGAAAAGCTAGAGGTTCATTACTTCGTTAAACAAACGGGATCACAAATTGATTCCGTATTACTCAGTGATGGAACTAAGGTCATTTTGGCAGAAAACAGTACTGTTCAATATCCTGATAAGTTTACAGGAGATAATAGGCCAATTACTCTGTTGAAAGGACGTGGGTTCTTCTTAGTGTCAAAAGATGCTGCTCATCCTTTTGAGATTTCGATAGGACCATCTACCGTTAAGGTTTTGGGTACTTCATTTAACATTGACTATTCTGACCGTAAAATTGATGTTTCTGTGAAAACAGGACGGGTCATGTTTACGCCGAATAAAAAAAGTGCGCCATCTATATTGGTTGCTGGTGATGCGGTAAGCTATAACCTTATTAAAAACCAACTTACACAGGAAAATGGAATTAATTCCAATGGATGGTTAACCAAAGAGCTTCATTTTGTTGACATGCCTTTGGATGCGGTTTGTAAAGAGTTAAGCAGCTACTATAACGTAAAAGTTATATTGTTGGATCACATGAAAATCGCGAAAAAGTTAAACGCCAAATTTAGTAACAGCAGTATAGACGAAGTACTTAAGGTTCTTAAGGAAACCTACCCAATTCAGGTACAACAGAAAGACAACAATATTTATATCAAGAATTTATAA
- a CDS encoding RNA polymerase sigma-70 factor: protein MLKDLKIHGRATDAIATGQDLLSLIAGGDKDAFTNFYLDNFRKLILVSDKYVQSIPVAEELVQDIFLRIWEDQEALLEIKSVKAYLYRSVVNSSINYINRQRSIEKHHLQISGNISSEDIDLQDTHNELIVLLYDEIARLPEKCQRVFKMSRLEGMKYRDIANQLGISEKTVENHMGNALKTLRYRILEQAIDANTGGNRFKYFSLMTMYLY, encoded by the coding sequence ATGTTAAAGGACCTGAAGATCCACGGAAGAGCAACTGATGCTATTGCCACGGGGCAGGATTTGCTGTCACTGATTGCTGGTGGGGATAAAGACGCATTTACCAATTTTTACCTTGATAATTTTAGAAAGCTAATTTTAGTTTCTGATAAGTATGTTCAAAGCATTCCTGTGGCGGAAGAGCTGGTACAGGATATTTTTTTGAGAATATGGGAGGACCAGGAGGCCCTTCTGGAAATTAAATCCGTTAAAGCCTATCTGTACCGCAGTGTGGTGAACTCCTCTATCAACTACATCAATCGGCAAAGAAGTATTGAGAAACATCACTTACAAATTTCGGGGAATATTTCTTCTGAGGATATTGATTTACAAGACACTCACAATGAGTTAATTGTGCTTTTATACGACGAAATTGCTCGGTTGCCAGAAAAATGCCAACGAGTTTTTAAAATGAGTAGGTTAGAAGGTATGAAATATAGAGATATAGCGAACCAGCTTGGGATTTCGGAGAAGACGGTAGAGAATCATATGGGAAATGCCCTCAAAACACTTAGATACCGTATTCTTGAGCAGGCAATCGATGCAAATACAGGGGGGAACCGATTTAAATATTTCAGTTTAATGACCATGTACTTGTACTAA
- a CDS encoding DUF420 domain-containing protein, whose translation MSNNSPIEQKYNRWIILLSIVIPLAVAVLFYVKIPNATPLPFLPPIYATINGITAVLLVIAVMAVKNGKRKLHENLMKCAIACSLLFLGMYIAYHMTTPSTKFGGEGSIKYVYFFILLTHILLSIAIIPLVLITYVRALAERFDKHRKIAKVTFPLWLYVAVTGVVVYLMISPYYSY comes from the coding sequence ATGAGTAACAACAGCCCAATTGAACAGAAGTATAATAGATGGATCATTTTGCTCTCAATTGTTATTCCATTGGCCGTAGCCGTATTGTTTTATGTTAAAATCCCTAATGCTACACCACTACCATTTTTGCCACCAATATATGCAACCATTAATGGTATAACAGCAGTTTTATTGGTTATTGCCGTAATGGCTGTTAAAAATGGAAAACGGAAATTGCACGAAAACTTAATGAAATGTGCAATTGCATGTTCATTGCTATTTCTAGGGATGTATATTGCCTATCACATGACTACTCCGTCTACTAAATTTGGAGGCGAAGGGAGCATTAAGTATGTTTATTTTTTTATCCTGCTTACGCATATACTCTTGTCTATTGCCATTATACCTTTGGTATTGATTACGTATGTAAGGGCTTTGGCAGAGCGCTTTGATAAGCATCGTAAAATAGCAAAGGTCACGTTTCCACTGTGGTTATATGTTGCCGTTACCGGCGTAGTTGTATACCTGATGATCTCGCCTTATTATAGCTACTAG
- a CDS encoding SCO family protein — translation MKGTSIKKVLILVTILAVPGFLYYLLQDQGKNRYKPLPIFGPKKVATTFHSVRGKQIPDTIYYRVGNFKLINQAGDTVTAKHYDGKILVINLIYTKGNTSSVDIANKAMESFEFTYRPNKVVNLISLSIDPLYDTPERLKPFAERLSAKPGKWDLLTGDSTQIFDLINKGLSVDAHQEIVKGEKRFVYSNMFVLLDFQHRIRGYYEATSQADMNKLDDEIKVLITEELRNTNDGR, via the coding sequence ATGAAGGGTACTTCAATAAAAAAAGTTTTAATCCTGGTCACCATATTAGCGGTACCAGGATTTTTGTATTATTTGCTACAGGATCAAGGCAAGAACAGGTATAAACCATTGCCTATTTTTGGTCCAAAGAAAGTCGCCACTACTTTTCATTCAGTTCGTGGAAAACAAATCCCTGATACGATATATTATCGGGTTGGTAATTTTAAGCTGATCAACCAAGCCGGTGATACTGTAACTGCCAAACATTATGACGGAAAAATTCTGGTTATAAACTTGATTTATACTAAGGGAAACACTTCTTCCGTTGATATTGCAAATAAAGCAATGGAATCTTTTGAATTTACTTACAGACCAAATAAGGTGGTAAATCTTATCAGCTTAAGTATAGATCCATTGTATGACACTCCAGAGCGTTTAAAACCGTTTGCAGAACGACTTTCTGCTAAACCAGGTAAATGGGATCTTTTAACCGGAGACAGCACCCAAATCTTCGACTTAATTAACAAAGGATTATCTGTCGATGCCCATCAGGAGATTGTGAAAGGTGAAAAGAGATTCGTTTATAGCAACATGTTTGTTCTACTGGATTTCCAACACCGCATCAGGGGGTATTATGAAGCCACTAGTCAGGCGGATATGAATAAATTAGATGATGAGATCAAGGTATTGATCACAGAAGAATTAAGAAACACTAACGACGGAAGATAA
- a CDS encoding cytochrome C oxidase subunit IV family protein has translation MSQHTEHTHDEHAHGEHAGLDKKKIWQVFAILLGITIIEFIIALWAIPGKHMSQHVGNYVYIVLTLFKAFYIIAYFMHLKYEKLGLKLAVSVVFIFICYFIVLMLIEGGYLHLHMPLV, from the coding sequence ATGTCACAACATACAGAACATACGCATGATGAACATGCACACGGTGAGCACGCAGGCTTAGACAAAAAGAAAATTTGGCAGGTATTTGCTATCTTACTTGGCATTACTATAATTGAGTTTATTATTGCTTTATGGGCAATTCCTGGTAAACACATGTCTCAGCACGTTGGAAATTATGTTTATATTGTATTGACTTTATTTAAAGCCTTTTACATTATTGCTTATTTCATGCACCTTAAATATGAGAAACTGGGGCTTAAACTTGCAGTTTCCGTCGTTTTTATTTTCATATGTTACTTTATAGTTTTAATGTTAATTGAAGGCGGATATTTACACTTACACATGCCTTTGGTTTAA
- a CDS encoding cytochrome c oxidase subunit 3 translates to MSSLSQLDQVKTTPWSGGRSPWSVEYGKIMMWFFLVSDAFTFSSLLIYYGAQRFSKFTWPDPDLVFQSIPGITDKGAPLVFVGLMTFILIMSSVTMVLAVEAGHRRSKKEVIWWMVGTIIGGFMFLGCQAAEWTHLFHEGFGWGKIPPMETLHHLFDGEVSTVSALQFSNLFFTITGFHGFHVFSGVIINIIILCMTINGTFEKRGHYLMVEKVGLYWHFVDLVWVFVFTFFYLV, encoded by the coding sequence ATGAGTTCATTATCACAATTAGATCAGGTAAAAACCACTCCATGGAGCGGAGGCCGCTCGCCGTGGTCAGTAGAATACGGCAAAATAATGATGTGGTTTTTTCTGGTTTCTGATGCATTTACTTTTTCATCATTATTGATTTATTACGGAGCGCAACGCTTTAGTAAGTTTACCTGGCCAGATCCGGATTTGGTTTTTCAGTCTATTCCAGGTATAACCGATAAGGGTGCACCACTGGTATTTGTTGGTCTTATGACCTTTATCCTGATCATGAGCTCTGTAACTATGGTATTGGCTGTTGAGGCTGGGCATAGACGCTCTAAGAAGGAAGTAATCTGGTGGATGGTTGGTACCATTATCGGCGGTTTTATGTTCTTAGGCTGTCAAGCTGCAGAATGGACTCACTTGTTCCACGAAGGTTTTGGATGGGGTAAAATTCCTCCAATGGAAACGTTACATCATTTATTTGACGGTGAAGTATCTACGGTATCTGCTTTACAGTTTTCGAACTTGTTTTTCACTATCACAGGTTTCCACGGATTCCACGTGTTTAGTGGTGTAATCATTAATATCATTATTTTATGCATGACCATTAATGGTACTTTTGAAAAACGCGGACATTACCTAATGGTTGAGAAGGTTGGTTTGTACTGGCACTTTGTAGATCTTGTTTGGGTATTCGTATTTACCTTCTTCTATTTAGTTTAA
- a CDS encoding cytochrome c oxidase subunit 3, translating into MVHTLKEEDLKMEAAFNAKPRKFVVWLFVVSSTIMFGGFTSYYIVFAASKGKGHGLVLPDLFMYSTAILILSSVCLFMASKALKNGNIAGQKLFLWGTLALGCLFGYLQVDAWGTLFHTGAAFVNNNAAISMIYVVSGLHLLHIFAGLCFVSSSLFGAYMDLSAERSKFRMDIASIFWHFIDILWIYLYVFLLLNS; encoded by the coding sequence ATGGTACACACATTAAAAGAAGAGGATTTAAAGATGGAGGCGGCCTTTAATGCTAAGCCCAGGAAATTTGTCGTATGGTTATTTGTGGTGTCATCAACAATTATGTTTGGTGGCTTTACAAGTTACTATATTGTTTTTGCTGCATCAAAAGGTAAAGGTCATGGTTTGGTATTACCTGATCTTTTCATGTACAGTACAGCGATATTGATTTTGAGTAGTGTTTGCTTATTTATGGCCTCAAAGGCTTTAAAGAATGGCAATATTGCCGGACAGAAATTATTCCTTTGGGGAACATTGGCATTAGGTTGTCTTTTTGGTTATTTGCAAGTTGATGCATGGGGAACTTTGTTTCATACAGGTGCTGCATTTGTCAATAACAATGCAGCTATTTCAATGATTTATGTGGTGTCAGGACTTCACCTGCTACACATTTTTGCTGGATTGTGTTTTGTATCAAGTAGCCTTTTTGGTGCTTATATGGACCTTTCTGCAGAAAGGAGTAAATTCCGGATGGATATTGCTTCTATATTTTGGCATTTTATAGATATATTATGGATATATCTGTATGTTTTTTTACTTTTGAACAGTTAG